In Rattus rattus isolate New Zealand chromosome 9, Rrattus_CSIRO_v1, whole genome shotgun sequence, a genomic segment contains:
- the LOC116909230 gene encoding sperm motility kinase 4A-like: MCGLKGEVTAGPTLPYETLGAQYVILRTIGQGSYGQVKLAHHRLTGTAVAIKVLLKERTQYYPIRTEVGILKKMNHPNIISLHQIIETEQNIFLILELADGRELFDWIEKSGHLHEGLARKIFTQIVQAMSYCHDIGIVHRDLKPDNIMVDASGKVKIVDFGLGALVTPGMKLSGHCGALRFCAPEFFLNQPYDGTKVDTWNLGVVLYFMVTGDLPFVGTTLKELGNQVLLGRYAIPRHLSKELREIIRYLLTVNPTERPTLKDIMAHPWLKQGNAGFLSHCDKIDSSHLDPAIIAAMADMGFDPCVVQKSLVDKLYNEPMATYGLLKRQAGKQDDHTSHPEPVQPGLTPFPTLTDPTSFPSYREKTTDRPAIRAFLSLSSKTDSSEDKEHGGQRLRRSATVPIMPPHCPQKRIIIFSDDRVVTRRQHNSTMDSIRGAYRSWKRWTGRIGASLLKLCCCCCCCCCVPLKNNRVVPQREA, encoded by the coding sequence ATGTGTGGTCTAAAGGGTGAGGTGACAGCAGGGCCCACCCTCCCATATGAGACTCTTGGGGCTCAGTATGTTATTTTGAGGACCATAGGCCAAGGAAGTTATGGCCAGGTGAAATTGGCTCACCACCGACTCACGGGCACAGCTGTGGCGATAAAAGTCCTGCTGAAGGAGCGTACACAATACTATCCGATCAGAACGGAAGTGGGGATATTGAAGAAGATGAACCATCCAAACATCATTTCGTTACACCAAATCATTGAAACTGAACAGAACATCTTCCTGATCTTGGAACTGGCCGATGGACGTGAGCTGTTTGATTGGATTGAGAAATCAGGCCACTTACATGAGGGCCTAGCCCGGAAAATATTCACTCAGATTGTACAGGCCATGAGTTACTGTCATGACATAGGCATTGTACATAGAGATCTTAAGCCTGACAACATCATGGTTGATGCCTCAGGAAAAGTTAAAATTGTAGACTTTGGTCTGGGTGCCCTAGTTACACCCGGTATGAAGCTTTCTGGGCATTGTGGTGCCTTACGATTTTGTGCCCCGGAATTTTTCCTAAACCAACCATATGATGGAACGAAAGTGGACACTTGGAATTTAGGCGTTGTTTTATACTTCATGGTGACCGGGGACCTGCCATTTGTAGGTACCACCCTTAAAGAGCTTGGAAACCAAGTTTTGCTGGGACGATATGCTATTCCCCGGCACCTTTCAAAAGAACTTCGAGAGATTATCCGGTATTTACTTACTGTAAATCCTACAGAAAGACCAACACTAAAGGATATTATGGCACACCCTTGGCTTAAGCAAGGAAATGCAGGTTTCTTAAGCCACTGTGATAAGATAGACTCTAGTCACCTGGATCCTGCAATCATAGCAGCCATGGCAGATATGGGCTTTGACCCATGTGTTGTCCAGAAATCTTTAGTCGATAAGCTGTATAATGAACCGATGGCGACTTATGGCCTATTAAAACgccaggcaggcaagcaggaTGACCACACTAGCCATCCTGAGCCAGTGCAACCAGGATTAACACCTTTCCCCACTCTCACAGATCCTACAAGCTTCCCTTCCTACCGAGAGAAGACAACTGATAGACCAGCCATTCGAGCCTTTCTATCATTAAGCTCAAAAACTGACTCTTCCGAGGACAAAGAACATGGAGGGCAGAGGCTAAGAAGAAGTGCAACTGTGCCTATAATGCCACCTCACTGCCCACAGAAGAGGATAATCATTTTTTCTGATGATAGGGTCGTCACCAGAAGACAGCACAATTCAACTATGGACTCAATCCGAGGTGCGTACAGGAGCTGGAAGAGGTGGACAGGGAGAATTGGGGCCAGTTTATTAaagctctgctgctgctgctgctgctgctgctgcgtaCCACTTAAGAACAACAGAGTGGTGCCCCAAAGGGAGGCATag